A single genomic interval of Gammaproteobacteria bacterium harbors:
- a CDS encoding autotransporter assembly complex family protein, whose protein sequence is MRGPTLLLFLFVTAGLPMPAQAEQQIDVEILVPDETLRGNIAAFLSIYQYRDRDDLSAPAVRRLHEKAPQEIRRALQPYGYYSPDITSRLQHTAGGWHASYQVAPGPAVIINHYSLSIAPGIPPDAVTEQGRSNAIRELRSLLLPMPFRQGQRLEHARYSSYKDRVLKTALSLGFLDARFETARLEVDTDRLQADIRLRLALGPRYRFGEVTIEQDILNDDFMQRFVEFEQGEPFDYDKLLNLQYSLIDSNYFSNVSVEPHREQAVEHIVPITIRATANERTRYRVGFGYGTDTGGRVTFGMQRRYVNRRGHWLDAEAQFAEVRNTATVAYNIPLGRPGSEYFRIAAKSQFEELADTESRINELSLSRVRSLGRWQQTLYTVLRKEDSFLPEGEFESKTVVPGASWLTNRMNNPLYPTEGYKLYGDIHGSHPALGSDETYLQVRVQGRRAWPVSERLRFFSRLDIGYTAIDEEEELPVSERFFAGGDQSVRGFDYNRLAPVDAEGNIVGGKYLLVGSVQLDYRITQNWGVSTFYDAGNAMESLDEELEAAYGIGAIWFSPVGPVRLSVARPVNEDRVPKSGYEIHFNFGPDL, encoded by the coding sequence TTGCGCGGGCCGACACTCCTCCTGTTCCTGTTCGTCACCGCCGGACTGCCGATGCCGGCGCAGGCGGAACAGCAGATCGACGTGGAGATACTGGTTCCCGATGAAACGCTGCGCGGCAATATCGCGGCATTCCTCAGCATCTACCAGTACCGTGACCGGGATGACCTGAGCGCACCGGCCGTTCGTCGCCTGCACGAGAAGGCGCCACAGGAGATTCGTCGCGCCCTGCAACCTTATGGCTACTACTCGCCGGACATCACCTCGCGCCTGCAACACACGGCTGGCGGCTGGCATGCCAGCTACCAGGTGGCGCCCGGTCCGGCCGTCATCATCAATCACTATTCACTGAGCATCGCGCCAGGCATTCCGCCCGATGCAGTCACCGAACAAGGTCGCTCGAATGCAATTCGCGAACTGCGCAGCCTGCTGCTGCCAATGCCGTTCCGCCAGGGCCAGCGTCTCGAACACGCGCGCTACAGCAGCTACAAGGATCGTGTTCTGAAAACCGCGCTGTCGCTCGGCTTTCTCGATGCACGGTTCGAAACGGCCAGGCTGGAAGTCGACACCGATCGATTGCAGGCGGACATCCGGTTGCGACTGGCGCTCGGACCACGCTATCGGTTCGGAGAGGTCACCATCGAGCAGGACATCCTGAACGACGATTTCATGCAACGCTTCGTGGAATTCGAACAGGGCGAACCATTCGATTACGACAAACTGCTGAATCTCCAGTACAGCCTTATCGACAGCAACTACTTCAGCAATGTCAGCGTGGAACCGCACCGCGAGCAGGCCGTCGAACATATCGTGCCCATCACGATACGGGCGACAGCCAACGAACGGACCCGCTACCGCGTCGGCTTCGGTTACGGCACCGATACCGGCGGACGGGTGACCTTCGGCATGCAGCGCCGCTACGTCAATCGGCGCGGCCACTGGCTCGATGCCGAAGCGCAGTTTGCCGAAGTTCGCAACACCGCCACCGTCGCCTACAACATTCCCCTGGGCCGGCCTGGCAGCGAGTACTTTCGCATTGCAGCCAAGTCGCAGTTCGAAGAGCTTGCCGACACCGAATCCCGCATCAACGAGCTGAGTCTCAGCCGCGTGCGCTCGCTGGGACGCTGGCAACAGACGCTCTATACCGTGCTGCGCAAGGAGGACAGTTTCCTGCCGGAAGGCGAGTTCGAGAGCAAGACCGTCGTGCCTGGTGCCTCCTGGCTGACCAATCGAATGAACAATCCGCTCTACCCGACCGAGGGATACAAGCTGTACGGCGACATCCATGGCTCGCATCCGGCACTGGGCTCGGACGAGACCTACCTGCAGGTCAGGGTGCAGGGCCGTCGCGCCTGGCCAGTCAGCGAACGCCTGCGTTTCTTCAGTCGTCTCGACATCGGTTACACGGCCATCGACGAGGAAGAGGAATTGCCAGTGTCCGAACGCTTCTTCGCCGGTGGTGACCAGTCGGTGCGCGGCTTCGATTACAACCGTCTGGCGCCGGTGGATGCCGAGGGCAATATCGTCGGCGGCAAGTACTTGCTGGTCGGCAGCGTCCAGCTGGATTACCGCATTACCCAGAACTGGGGCGTCAGCACGTTCTACGATGCGGGCAACGCCATGGAGAGCCTGGACGAGGAGCTGGAAGCTGCCTACGGCATAGGAGCAATCTGGTTCTCGCCGGTCGGTCCGGTGCGCCTCAGCGTGGCGCGCCCGGTCAATGAGGACCGGGTGCCGAAGTCCGGCTACGAAATTCATTTCAACTTCGGGCCGGACCTGTGA